In a genomic window of Penaeus chinensis breed Huanghai No. 1 chromosome 30, ASM1920278v2, whole genome shotgun sequence:
- the LOC125041120 gene encoding protein zds1-like, producing MRTSTADKEKDVTEIKDQDQNLQDIREKIMSTMPSSDQAEATTEEEMLANVSTVTPTPEPLPTPLPVLISMDGAEEILKSPDVEKPVGQKKSSVPKKGVAYEPSSVVPKKSADPESVKPSVVPKKGVDLEDLKPSVVPKKGADSESSKPSVVPKKGVDSENLKPSVVPKKGVDLENLKPSVVPKKGVDLENLKPSVVPKKGVDSENLKPSVVPKKGVDSENLKPSVVPKKGVDSENLKPSVVPKKGVDSENLKPSVVPKKGVDSENSKSSVVPKKGVDTGLVKPIVSEANMQIVTQKDPTVVKESTVSDSSSVVPKKSMSNPSSSVNALPSSLKEKPMPSLISPTKPLKGSPTPSPVQPTVHLASQNESSNSTKSESIPPSTDSSESHSKPTAAIDNLDADEKDSEGSGAYTPAAVGIILLLCIVITVMILGIRRLQDVWMRRHYARVDFLIDGMYDM from the exons atgaggacATCTACCgcagataaagaaaaggatgtTACTGAAATAAAG GACCAGGACCAAAATCTGCAAGACATCCGAGAGAAAATCATGTCAACAATGCCTTCCTCTGACCAAGCTGAGGCGACCACAGAAGAAGAGATGCTGGCTAATGTCTCGACCGTCACTCCTACGCCTGAGCCTCTTCCCACGCCACTGCCGGTTCTAATTAGCATGG ATGGTGCAGAAGAAATTTTGAAAAGCCCAGATGTAGAGAAACCAGTAGGCCAGAAAAAGTCATCTGTTCCAAAGAAAGGAGTGGCATATGAACCTTCTTCTGTTGTTCCAAAAAAGAGTGCGGATCCAGAGAGCGTGAAGCCATCTGTAGTTCCCAAAAAAGGTGTTGATTTAGAAGACTTGAAACCATCTGTAGTTCCAAAGAAAGGTGCTGATTCAGAAAGCTCAAAACCATCTGTAGTTCCAAAGAAAGGTGTTGATTCAGAAAACTTGAAACCATCTGTAGTTCCAAAGAAAGGTGTTGATTTAGAAAACTTAAAACCATCAGTAGTTCCAAAGAAAGGTGTTGATTTAGAAAACTTAAAACCATCAGTAGTTCCAAAGAAAGGTGTTGATTCAGAAAACTTGAAACCATCTGTAGTTCCAAAGAAAGGTGTTGATTCAGAAAACTTGAAACCATCTGTAGTTCCAAAGAAAGGTGTTGATTCAGAAAACTTGAAACCATCTGTAGTTCCAAAGAAAGGTGTTGATTCAGAAAACTTAAAACCTTCTGTTGTTCCTAAGAAAGGTGTTGATTCAGAAAATTCAAAATCATCTGTAGTTCCAAAGAAAGGTGTTGACACTGGACTGGTTAAGCCCATAGTTTCCGAGGCGAATATGCAAATCGTAACCCAGAAAGACCCAACAGTTGTGAAAGAGAGCACAGTATCAGATAGTAGTTCAGTAGTACCTAAAAAGTCAATGTCTAATCCGTCGTCATCAGTCAATGCCTTACCATCTAGTCTGAAGGAGAAACCTATGCCAAGCCTGATTAGCCCCACCAAACCTTTGAAAGGATCTCCAACCCCAAGCCCCGTACAACCCACTGTACATTTGGCTAGCCAGAATGAGTCTTCGAACAGCACAAAGTCAGAGAGCATCCCACCTTCAACTGACTCCAGTGAAAGCCACTCAAAGCCAACTGCAGCCATAGACAACCTTGATGCAGATGAGAAGGATTCAGAGGGCAGTGGTGCATACACACCAGCTGCTGTGGGGATCATATTGCTCTTAtgcattgtcatcactgttatgattTTAGGTATCCGAAGACTGCAAGATGTGTGGATGAGAAGACACTATGCTCGGGTGGATTTCCTTATTGATGGAATGTATGACATGTAG